Part of the Nicotiana sylvestris chromosome 5, ASM39365v2, whole genome shotgun sequence genome is shown below.
TTAAGTTCTTTTGACTAGATTCGGGTCGTCCGGAGGTTGATACACATAGGAAGGACTTGTTAGAGGAGTGATTTGGCctgcttgaggtaagtatcttacctaaacttggttgaggcactaATTTCCCGATTTATTTGTGATAGTTACATGCTATGGGTGCGCACATGTGTGGGATTTGAGCCTATGTGAGAGCACCATTGTATTTATCCATGTTTGGGGTAGTGCTTAGGCTATGACATTCTGTGAATTGATTGTTAAGCTTTATGCTGTGATGTTTCTCCTATTTGTAACCTTGTTGTGAACTATTTGATCCATATTTGAGGTTACATAGAGGCTAATTCCTTGAATTAATTTGTTAATTGTTATTTCAGTGATGAAATTTCCGATTAGAGCTATGATAGAACACTTTGCACATGCATACATTTTAACATGTCATTTATACCGGTCCATGAGCACGAAATCTAAGATTCATTGATCAtatacatgtattcttgtatattttcttCTGTGTGATATGATTTAGACTGATGCATGTGACCACACTGGGCAGATTGTGTTGTTATGCTTGTGACCATACCGAGCAGATTGTGTTTATGCCAGTGACTATGCCGAGTGGATTGTGTTATATGCATGTAACCACGCTGGGCGGATTATGATGTTGAGCTTGTGACCACGCCGCACTGATAGCATGTTGAATTGGACGTGTTGCGTATAAATATGGATTCATCTCTctagggtcaccctctcatgtttctctcttggTGGTGTACACGCAAATTTGAGGAAAACTGATCAGTGTTTTGGTACAGATATGGAAATACTGAGTAAACTATGGCCAATGTTTGTTTGGATTGTGTATTTCTTCTTTACTTGCAATTTTCTTAGATAATTAGCTAAATTACTTGCATATCATCTTTATACGTTGAATCTATGACTGAGTAGAGTACTTGAGTAATTGTGCTCACACACATATAGTTCTTTCTGTGCTTTATGACTTGATCACATTGTTGTCATGTACTTGTGGAATTTATGAACTGAACAGGTTATAGCAAGTATCATTTATAATTCTTGCTTTTTTTACTTCGCGGAGGTTAGTTATGATACTTGTTGAGTACATGGGATCGGTaatactcatgctacactttacACTTAATTGTGCAAATACAGATTGTCAGACCCAATCATTAGCAGCGGAGTTGCTTGTTGAGCTGATCATCAAGAGACAAGGTAGAACTGCATTCTCGATCGCAGTTTTGGCATCTCTTTTATTATGTATTGTTGTCTTTATTTTAGACAGTATTGTATTTGGTCATTTTAGACTTGTACTTTCGTATTAGAGCTTATGGCTCTGTATTTACTAGTCCAATGGAGTTTTATTATGTATTGGCAGTATTGTACAATATCAAGGTTTCAGACTCATGttattttcagtcatttttgctATTATGGTTCATTATTTTTATGTCCGACTTTTCTAGCAAGtgtattaggcgccatcacgattggttgggttttggatcgtgacaaagaTCAATTTTTGTAGTCCCTCAGAGCCAAGGAGGTTAGCCTATAATGGTTGAAAATTAAGGTTATGAAGACAAATTTTAGCAAGAAAAGAGGGAAGAGAAGAAGATTAAATTGATGCCTAAGCTGAACAGTGCATATTGTTGTTGATCAGGCACTCAGTAGAATGAGAATCCATTTTTTCCAATATTTATCTGTAGCCAGAGGTTTCAGGTAATTGGCGACCTCCACCAGTAGGTGGCACTCATTTGAAATCGTGAGAATGACACTACATTTTCCTCTAGGGTTTCTAATGGATGACGGGTAAGTGTTCCCTAAATTCTCGTCGTCGGATGATCATGGGGAGTGAACATCTTCTATTTGTTCGGTTGGAGCCGGTGGATAAATAGCAGTTGGTGTCGAATTTGTTGAGGTTACAGTTGTTGTAGAAGTTGATGGCGTAGGAATGTCAGGAGTAGAATTCCTCTAAACGGAAGCGATGAAAAGTGCTTGGAAATGAGATTCATCATTTTCAACTATATCCATTTCCATGAAGAGTCCTTGAAGCTCTCCCATTTGAGGTGCTTGAGGTTCTCACGGCTGAACATCCGGTTGAGTTGATGAAgatctttttcttctttaaagCGGAACTGCTTCATCATCAGTTCCTTTTTCATCAAGAATCACTGTGGCCAGTCCAGTTGGAGCTTCATTTATTGAAGTTTTCTTCTGAGTCCTAGCCATAAGGTATGTCTTCTCTTCGATTTCTTATCTTTGTACTTGGGACTCCGGATTGAGGCACCTTTACTGGAAGCAAGGGCGACTTCATGAGCCTTCTTCCGATTAAGGACATCTTGCAATTGTCGTTGAGCCTCCTCTGGGTCATCAGAGACGTCAACAACGGGGCAAATGGATGACCCCTTCGGAAGGATATGTATTACGAAAAGGAATTAGTGAATTGGTTCTAAATCATGTTGAaggttaaaaaagaaaaaaaataacttttACCATGGTTTTTGGCTTTCCAATTAAATCCGGGGGCCATTTATTTCCACTTTCGAGAGCCCGGTGTGGAAACGTCTAGAAGTTTTTGTACCCATTGGGCCAGGTTATTAACCGATAGTGGTTCCCAATGAGTAGCTGGAATAAGGAAAATAAAAGTTAGGAAATTCTCTTTAACGTGCTAAGGAAAAGATAATTGAAGACTTACGATCAAAATTCCAAGATTTATGAATGGAATGGGATGTTGCCAGGAGAATGTCCTTGGTAGCAATGACACCGAAATGTTCCATCTAACCGCGGTCATTGTCATCGTCGACACTGGTAACAATGGCATGGTGTCTACATTTGTTGAGTTTAAGCTCACCTCCACGAAAGTTCTTCGGGTAGTAGAGGTTGATTAAACGTGCGAGAGAGAGGGTTTCCCCGCCTCGGAGCACAGTTTTCGAAGGCAAGCCATTGTATGCCATATCGATGAACTCACCTAAGCCAAGAAGATTTGGTATCGGTgacaaaattttaaaattatgggATCAATTTTTTGACTCAATTTTAAAGTAAAAGAGTATGTGTAGACACACATGAACCCTGGTTTGCTAAAGGTGATTCTTTCCACCTCATTGGGGGAAAAGATTTCAATGTTATTTCAATTGAAATCTTCTTTTATAGTAGGAATGCTAACAAAGCGAATAGAAGAAGGGTATCGGTGGACAAACCAATTTTTGTCATTATTGGGGTTGATAGTTTCCTTTTGAACTTGAAGGTCCAATTGGAGTTGAGTTAGGAAGGTATGATGGATTTAACGGTAGGATTCTCATATTCAACATCGGcttccttcattttttttcttcttacgGCCACCACCGATGAGAAGGTCAAAGTTTTCGAGAGCAGAAGTAATAGAAAACATGATAGTAGAAAATCTGGGTAAGAAAGTTTTACTGAGAAAGTAAGGTTTCTTAGTAGGGTCCAAaggaaatttgaagaagaagaagagtttgtaAAATTGAAAGGTAAAAGTGATGAGTAGTGAGAAGTTTATAGACGGCAAAATTTCTTGTCATGGTTACCTTGAAAATTGGCGAAAATATTTGTTGAATTACAGAATAACACGTGTTCGGGTCATTAAATGTAAGAAGATGTGCGTCCTTTCAAGTGTCAGAAACTGTTTAGGAACTTTTCCGCCAAGAAATAAGGATCTTATCTACTTTCCGGTAATACAAAGTTTTGTCATCGGAAAGTAGGGAAACTATCTGTGTAAAATTGATTAGCGACAGGTGGATGAACGACGAGATGACATGTGGAACTGAAGACAGGTAATATATGAGTTAGCAAATAGTTGGCACCGGATACAAACATGTGACCCGTGCTGAATAAGTTCTGAAGACATTGGAAACGAGAACGAAGATTTGAAAGGAAGACGTCGGttggaaaagacggcattcaatAAGCAGCCGTTACAAAAAAGTTTTGCACTAATGTCAACTGTTATGCAGCCATCAATAGGGGCTTTATTCTCGTTCAAGAACAACTTAAGTTGGGGATCTTGTTTCCCTGAATAGAGCCATAAATATGAGAATTTGTATCCATTGTAGGACGTGAAATATTCTGTACGCAAAAGCTAAATCAGCTCTTATTCTATCATATCGttctctttcttttgttcttaacATTGTTCTTGTTATTGCTACCGGAGAAGCTAAATTCACAACCACACTTGTAGTTCCTTTAAATTATTTTGATAATCTTATTTctgtctttatttattttatattcttggatcaaattaattcacgtGTCTATAAATCGcgttataaattcaactgtaccgttttacgggtaaacatgTATGTTTCATATGAATGAGGGGTTTCTTGTTGATCTCATAAACAATTCCGTCATACATCGTTTAAACGTCTCGCCACTTTTGTGTTTGATCTTTGCTCAGTCTAGTTCGATCTAATAACTAGTACAAACTACAAACAAGATTTATCCTTTCAGAAAAAGGGTGGGCAATTTGATACTTTTATATGGTCCAGGAAGACCTGGGACCTATTTGTTATGAAAAGCTTTAAGagttctttttttcaaaaaaataattaactGGTAATTAATCTCTTATACATCGCTAGGATCACATTGGAGTGTAAAACTTTTGTTAATTTCATCACCTATATTGAAGCCTTGCTAGGAAACTATTGATGTATAAAAGAAATCGTCCAGCCCAGAATTcccaaattatatatatttacacTGGAGACTCAAATCCAAAGCAGTATTGCCAGTAATTATAAGAGGGACAAAAACTTTAAAGAATTTCCTGCAGGAATGGTTAGAAACCAGCTAGCCATATAAAAGAATTTGGACAGAATCATGTTTACTTCCAAAGCACGAAATTGAAGATAGTAACAAAATGTTGGATTGTCCCAAGAAAATAAGGGGTAAAGAGAATTCAGATGGATCTCACAAGTATATGTTTTTCATATATAGGCATCACAGGATGTATTTGCTTTTGTAATAGAGGACCGTTTTGTTCACAAAGTATGTATGCAAAAATTATACTGCAGGGATCACACAGCCAACCCACAAATTCTGTAAGCTCAATCTGCGAAGtaaatttttagatttaattcactTCATAGAAATACAGAAAACGGTAATTCTACTTTCTTTTGTTGGGGTAGGAAAGGAATTAGGACTGCCATTGGCTATCATAACTCAAATTCAACTCATCTGATTGACAGGAACTGTTTCACTAAGGTAATTTATGGCGAGGGCATCAATAAACATGTACAAACATGAAATCTGCAACCATATACATTACAAATCTATGGTGAAGCTACAGATGTTTCATTTTCCTGAAGCAAGTATAAGCGGGTAGATCTAAAACACACAGCAAAAGCACAGACATATCTGAACCTATTAACAACCTTAGCTTAGAAGAACAGATTTATTTTTATCGTGCAAATGAAAACATCTTAACCGTAGCATCGAATGGGATCATTGCAGTCTTTCTCAGCAGACTGCTTTGAACCAAAGCGACCCCCTTTTGCAAGGTACTGCTGATGATACCCCTCAGCTCTGTAAAATTTCTTAGCCGGCAAAATCTCAGTAACAATATTCCTGTTCAGAAGCTTCTGCTGTCTGTCCCGGGATTCTAAAGCTGCCTTCTCTTGCTCGGGTGTGTAGAAGTAAATTCCAGACCTGTACTGAGTGCCCACATCATTCCCCTACAAACAAGAGAAGCATCATGTTAGATGCATTTTAAAGAAGGATAAATCACTGACCTGTCAAGCAAATAACTCTACTTAAGAATGTAAAGTTCATTATAAGCAAAACGTCTAATGATGAAACTTGACAGTAATGAAAGGTTGCAACAGCTATTGAATGGTAGTGAGAGAACCAGAGAGATGATGAGAGATGTTTTTTTCTTAGTCTTGGATGCAATTACGCAGAAGTTCTCATTTCACAAGAAAGGGACTTCCCTGGCAATAATTTGGACCTGGCAACTGAGCAGAAAGCATGTCTATGTCTGCAGTGACAAATCTCCTTGCTTGGCTATTAGGAGCAGAAGCATGCAAAAATATGGggttaaatgaaaaaaaaaagcatAGGAAACTTACACAAACATAGGTTACTAAGAGTGCAGGAGCACTAGTGCCCAAAAAAAGGGATGAGGGAAACAGTCAATGAAGAAACGTTGCATGTCTGAGCAATCAGGTAAAAGAAACTAGGAGGAAGATTCCAATGATGTTCAATGGAAAAAATGTtgcatgttttagcaatcaggtaaAAAGAAACTAGGAGGAAGATTCTGATGATGTTTTCTTTTTGATAAAGAAAGAATCCCAATATTGATACTAGTAGAGTGATCTCGGTTTAAAGGACCTAGGAGAGGGAAGTCCGCAAAATAAAACCTAGAGAGACAGAATATCTAATACTGATGATCGACTAATAAGAGATAGCTAATGCTAATCAACAAATGTCAAAGATGGATGTATTTAAGGTCACACGTCACAGAAGATGAAATGAGCTTTCTGCTTATATTTTATGCCTTGAACATGTCAATTAAAAAGTATTTTGTTAGAAAAAGCTAATGTGATTTTATTGATATGAATTGCACCAAAAGAATGTTGGTCACAAAAACAACAATATctcagtcccaaacaagttggggtcCGCTATATGAACCCTCACTAACCATCTCCATTAAATTTCATCTCAGGCCAGCATAGAGGATGTTGAGTCGAAGAAACTATTTACAAGCGAGCAAAAGCTCTCTATTTAGAATATACTCGTCCAATCGAATCCATCATTTTATTTTATGCCCATCACCACTGTTGAATTGAGTATTAACTCTTGAATTTTTGCCGCAAATTCTTGATATGTTTCCATATACTGCATCCATTTGGCTTTACAACCTCTTTTGCTTCAATTATCCACTCATATTTAGCATTTGGGACATTTTTCCACATTGTAAGATTATATCCACAACCGCTTAAATAAAATGTAAAATGTTGTCAAGCCTTTTTGGTCCAACATAATTAGAACTCCGCTATTGTCTCCTCCTTGGTGCTAGAAAACCAGATGAATAACAATCACAGTAGAAGCAAAACAAGCAAGATTCATATTTAAAGATCAACACAAGGCAGAAGAAAACAGAGAATTCTGATGATGTTCACTGTGAAATTTGCTTTAGCGGGTAAAATGCTAATTGGGTACATGACCACTCTCGTCTATATAAAAGTACGTCAAATTTCTTAGACATTTTGCAGCTTGAATCTTCTTGGCAACATTCTGAAGTAAGCACGACGTCGGGCGTTACCATCAAATGAAGACCTGATCTTCAGTATATTATCAACAAAACATTAGGTGGCATTTGTTTACAGAACATCTTTTGAAATCTTGCAAAATGTTTTTGCAAAAACGTGTTTGTCCAATTTTTTGGAAGAACTTTTTGCAAAAACCGGTTTATGACGTCGTTTGAGGGtgtttttcaaataaaaatcACATTTTTCGACAGTAAGTTTCACCCTTTTTTCATTGAAAGTTTCTTATTCAATTCAAAAAGTCTTGGAAAAACTACAACTATTCAAACACATTTCTTTAAGAACAATTTTAATCCAAACATGTTCTCTTTATGCAAAATTGTCCATACGGCTTACAAGATGTCCTAGAAGGTTATTATTAGGCAAATAGTTTTATGCATCAGCAGGTTTAAGAAGAAGTCACTGACTAAAGCCACAAAAACTAAAGAGGAACTCGCACTCAATGAAGATTTCAACTTCAATTCTAGAAAACAATCAAAGTAGAAGCCTCAGGTAATacatcaaagaaaaagaaaagttcaTTTTTTACATGGACTCATTAAAATTTTCCCAATTAATTAAACTAAGCATATGATTCCACAAATAAACTcagcaaaaaaaaatataaccaAATATTATACATGAAAAAAGAAGCCGAAAAATTGAAAAGCCACCTGTCGATTGGGGGTGGTGGGGTCATGACGAGACCAGAAAACATCAAGCAGGGAATCATAGCTACATTCCTTAGGATCATACTGAACCCTAACCACCTCTGAATGATTAGTAGTACCGCTACACACATCTTCATATCTCGGGTTATGTACATAACCCTGCGAGTATCCCACTTCAGTCTTTGTAACACCCGCCACTCTCTGATACGCCAATTCTACTCCCCAGAAACAACCCGCTCCGAATTGAGCAAACTGTCGAGCCGGGGCGGGTATGTCATCGTCGGGTCCTTGAGGAATTGCAGATGAGTCCATAGCGGGGGATTGATCAGTTCGAAAACCGAAACCCAGTTTGTTGAGCCAACTGCTCATTTTTGGGGAAGAATGGAGAGAAGGGTGTGTTAAAGTTGAAGGGAAGGGTGAAATTGGGAGAATTTTGATGAAGGGAAAGGAAAGTGTGGGTTTTTCGGAGAAGGAAAAGAGAATTGGAGAGGGGTTGGTTATGGTGGTTTAAGGAGGAGCATTTGGGGCAGTTTCGTGTTGAGATGGATTGGTTACGTGTGTAAAGTGTTTAATGGAATAAGTATTAGATGTGATGTGACAATTAAGTTTCTTAAATTACTTTTAAAATAGGCAGAATAGTCTAAATGGCATCTGTACTTCAATCACTTTGTCATGCTGGTCCCCAAATTTAAATATTTGTCAATTGAACACTTATACTCATTCAAAACGTGAATAATAAACGCCTATCCAACGTGGTTGATCCTATGTGTCATATGTGGCTTCAATGTAAGGGGCGTGAAGACAGTTTAAAAA
Proteins encoded:
- the LOC104227676 gene encoding peptide methionine sulfoxide reductase-like; this encodes MSSWLNKLGFGFRTDQSPAMDSSAIPQGPDDDIPAPARQFAQFGAGCFWGVELAYQRVAGVTKTEVGYSQGYVHNPRYEDVCSGTTNHSEVVRVQYDPKECSYDSLLDVFWSRHDPTTPNRQGNDVGTQYRSGIYFYTPEQEKAALESRDRQQKLLNRNIVTEILPAKKFYRAEGYHQQYLAKGGRFGSKQSAEKDCNDPIRCYG